CTTCGCCCAACAACACATCCGTCAAAGTGACAGCTTGCCCATGCTTTTCCAAACCAACGCCGGTGGTGGCATTGCCCTGCGGGTCTATATCGACCAGCAAAATGCGGCGTTTCATAGCCGCGAGGGATGCTGCCAAATTCACGGTGGTCGTGGTTTTGCCCACGCCGCCTTTCTGGTTAGCGATGGCGATTACTCGCGTCATGGATTTAGTCTCGCTGTATTTCCAAGAGATGCCGCTCGGCATCCAAACCGGGGACATGCAGAGGATGCTGTGCAGTAACGCGCCAGCCTGCGGGGAGTTCTGCCAGTTCACTGTCAGGGTAACGCCCCTTCATGGCGTAGAGGATACCATTTTCAGCGACGTGTTTGCCGGTAAAGGTCACGAAATCGTGGAGCGAGGCAAATGCACGGCTAATAATCGCCTCAAATGGCGCGGCAGGCTGCCAACTTTCGACACGAGTTTGCACCACTTTTACATTTGGCAAGCCCAATTCCAACACAGCTTGCTGGATGAAACGGGTCTTTTTACCGTTGGTATCCAGCAAGGTGAACTGGCGATCAGGTTGCAAAATCGCCAGCGGAATACCGGGCAGCCCTGCCCCGCTACCCACATCCAAACAGGATTTACCACGCAAAAATGGGGCAACGCTGATGCTGTCAGCGATGTGAAGCGACTGCATTTCGGCAGGATCACGCACGGCAGTCAGGTTGAACACTTTGTTCCAGCGTTGCAGCAATTGCAGGTAACGATTCAGTAACGCTTTGTCGTGGGCATCCACATCCATGCCTCAACCTGCCTTTTTCAAGTGAACCAGCAACAGCGAAATCGCGGCAGGAGTAATTCCCGGCGTGCGTGCCGCTTGCCCAACGGTTACAGGGCGCTGCATTTGCAATTTCTGGCGGACTTCGTTGGACAAACCGCGTACTTGCGCGTAATCCAACCAATCGGGCAAGCGAGTTTCTTCGTTGCGACGCTGTTTAGCGATTTCATCCTGCTGGCGGTCAATGTATCCGGCATATTTGCACTGGATTTCGACTTGTTCCGCGACTTTCTCATCCGTCACCGGACTACCAACCGCTGGCAGGCTGGTTAAGGCGGCGTAAGTGACGTTAGGGCGGCGCAGCAGATCGTGTAGCTTGTAATCGCGTGCCAGCACATCACCAAACACGCGCTGGCTGTCTTCCGCGCTCACTGCCGTCGGTTGCAGCACGGTGGAACGCAAGCGTTGCTGTTCCAGCTCAATGGCTTCACGCTTTTCACAAAACGCAGCCCAGCGAACGTCATTCACCAAACCGAGTTCCCTACCGGCTTCGGTCAGGCGCAAGTCGGCATTGTCTTCGCGCAACAACAAACGGTGTTCGGCACGGCTGGTGAACATACGGTAAGGCTCTTTCGTACCCAGTGTGATTAAATCATCGACCAATACGCCGAGGTAGGCTTGATCACGGCGCGGATACCAACCGTCTTTTTCCTGAGCATACAAGCCCGCGTTTAAGCCTGCGAGCAAGCCTTGTGCAGCGGCTTCTTCGTAGCCTGTCGTGCCATTGATTTGCCCTGCGAAAAATAAACCGTGCAGCGCTTTGGTTTCCAACGTCGGCTTAAGGTCACGCGGATCAAAGAAATCGTATTCGATGGCGTAACCGGGGCGGGTAATGTGCGCGTTTTCCAAACCTGCCATTGAGCGCACTAGCGCGTATTGCACGTCAAACGGCAAGCTGGTGGAAATGCCGTTTGGGTAAACTTCATGCGTATCCAGCCCTTCGGGTTCGATGAAAATCTGGTGGCGATCTTTGTCGGCAAAGCGCACCACTTTGTCTTCAATCGACGGGCAATAGCGCGGCCCTATGCCTTCGATCACGCCGGTATACATCGGTGAACGGTCTAAACCGCCACGGATAATCTCGTGCGTATCGGTGTTGGTGTAGGTGATGTAGCACGAAATTTGCGGCGGGTGTTCATCCACTCTACCTAAGAACGAAAACACTGGCGTAGGGGTATCGCCGGGCTGGGCTTCCATTTTGCTGAAGTCGATACTGCGAGCATCAATGCGCGGCGGCGTGCCAGTTTTCAGGCGATCCACGCGAAAAGGCAATTCCCGCAAACGCTGCGACAAGGCGATGGAGGGCGGATCACCGGCACGCCCACCCGCGTGATTGCTTAGACCGATGTGGATTTTACCCGCCAGAAATGTCCCTGAGGTCAGCACAACAGCGCGTGCGGAAAAACTTAAGCCCATTTGGGTACGCACGCCGACGACTTTATCGCCCTCTACCAACAAATCATCCACCGCTTGTTGGAACAGATGGAGATTGGGCTGATTTTCGACGATGGTGCGAATCGCGGATTTGTAGCGGATGCGGTCGGCTTGGGCGCGGGTAGCACGTACCGCCGCACCCTTGCTGGAATTGAGGGTGCGGAATTGGATGCCGCCACGGTCGGCAGCGTGCGCCATTGCGCCACCCATTGCGTCAACTTCCTTGACCAAGTGACCTTTGCCGATGCCGCCGATGGCGGGGTTGCAGCTCATGGCGCCGATGGTTTCGATATTGTGGGTCAGCAGTAATGTGCGCTGCCCCATGCGGGCGGCGGCAAGCGCGGCTTCTGTTCCGGCGTGTCCGCCACCGATGACGATGACATCGTAGGCTTGTGGGTAGTGCATCATGCGCTCCTTACATGTGAACGCTGCCAGCCTGCCCTGCTTCCGCCTGAATCCCCAAGCGTGCAAACAGTTGCTGGTCGTGGCTTTCGCCGGGGTTTTCGGTGGTCAACAATTTGTCACCGTAAAAGATCGAGTTTGCACCCGCAAAGAAACACCATGCCTGCATTTCATCCGTCATCTCGGCGCGACCGGCGGAGAGACGCACGTAGGATTTCGGCATCATGATCCGCGCCGCAGCGACGGTGCGAATGAATTCAAACGGGTCGAGTTTTTCCACACCTGCCAAGGGCGTGCCTTCGACTTTCACCAAATCGTTGATCGGAACAGATTCGGGGTGGAATTTCATGTTGGCAAGTTGCTGCAACAAACGCGCTCGATCGACACGGGTTTCGCCCATGCCTAGAATGCCGCCTGAGCAGACGTTGATACCGGCATTGCGTACATGCTCCAGCGTATCCAAGCGGTCTTGGAAAGTGCGCGTGGAAATCACGTTACCGTAGAATTCTGGCGAGGTATCGAGGTTGTGATTGTAATAATCCAGCCCTGCACCTTTGAGGCGATTGGCTTGACGATCAGTGAGCATACCCAAGGTAACACAGGTTTCTAAACCCATGCCCTTGACCGCTTGCACCATTTCGATGACGCGCTCAAGGTTTTTATCGGTAGGGTTACGCCACGCTGCACCCATGCAAAAACGGGTTGCGCCGTGTGCTTGCGCTGTTTTGGCGGAGTCGATGACTTCTTGCAAGGGCAGCAAAGTCTCGCGTTCCAGCGAGGTGTCATGTTTGGCACTTTGCGAACAATAGCCGCAATCTTCTGGGCAAGCCCCCGTTTTAATGCTTAACAGTGTGCTAACTTGCACCTGATTTGCGGGGAAATACTCGCGATGCACTTGATGCGCCTTGAACATAAGGTCACTAAACGGCATGGCTAACAAGGCGTTGATTTCTTCGATGCGCCAATCATGACGTAATTCAGGCATGTTCCACTCCTCAGTGGGATAAGGGCTTAACAGTATCTTGCCAAGCTTCACGGTTAATCCGCAGAAGTTGGCGAACAGACAAGGGTATTAACACCACAACACAAGTCAGCCACAACGCCCACCACCAGTTCACAAAAAAATCACCGGGGGCAAAGGTTAATATTGGCACTAAACCACCTGCCAAACCGTAATAATGGTAGGTAGCAATCTGCGTATAATAGCCTACTCGCGGATTAGGATGGTGGCGTAACATCGCATAAACCAAGATTCCAGCCCCAAACCATAGAATAAACACCGGGAATGGAATGATTACCGCCAACAAGTTGCCGTAATAGAATAACTTGGCGGTTTTACGAGCGCTGGCGGCAGTCACTATGTGCGGATCATTTTGCATACTATCCCCTGAAGATAAGAAACGCAAAAAGGCCGAACAGTGTCGGCCTTTTCAGGAAGCATGAAGCGCTGCTTACTCGGCGGCGGCTTGTGCAGCGTCTGCTTCATCAACCAGTGCAACGTAAGCCATCGGCGCATTGTCACCGGCACGGAAACCGCACTTGATGATACGCAGATAACCACCTTGACGCTCTTTAAAGCGAGGGCCAAGATCGTTGAACAGCTTGCCAACCACTTCTTTATCACGCAAGCGTGAAAAAGCGATACGGCGGTTGTGTACAGAATCTTCTTTCGCACGGGTGATCAGTGGCTCTGCTACACGGCGCAATTCTTTCGCCTTTGGCAGAGTTGTTTTGATCGTCTCGTGACGAAGCAGTGAGTTAGTCAACGCTTGCAGCAGAGCTTTACGGGCGCTGCTGTCGCGGCTTAATTGACGACCAGTATTACGGTGACGCATCTTCTATATCCTTCAAAACCCGTGGTTAAGCCACTTTGCTGTCACGGTGATCAAGACCTGCCGGAGGCCAGCTATCCAGCTTAGCGCCCAGTGTCAGACCATGCTGTGCCAGCACATCTTTAATTTCAGTCAAAGACTTTTTGCCCAGATTCGGAGTCTTCAGCAATTCAGTCTCAGTACGTTGTACGAGATCACCGATGTAGAACAGATTTTCTGCTTTGAGGCAGTTAGCTGAACGTACAGTCAGTTCCAGATCGTCAACCGGACGCAACAGAATCGGGTCAATTTCTGGTTGAGATTCTTCACGGCGAACCGGCTCTTCAATACGCAAATCGAAGAAGACAGCCAATTGCTGTTGCAGAATCTGTGCTGCCATGCCAATGGATTCTTCCGCGTTAACGGAACCATTGGTTTGGATTTCCAGCACCAACTTGTCCATGTCAGTACGCTGCTCAACACGAGCGCTGTCTACATTGTAGGCAACGCGCGTAATTGGACTGTAGCTGGCGTCCAACACCAAAGTACCTAATGGCAATTCAGGAGAGTCCGGGCCACGACGTACTGATGCTGGTTGATAGCCTCGACCACGGGTAATGGTCAAGCTCATTTCCAGATCCGTGTCATCCTTGGTTACGTGTGCAATAACGTGATCAGGGTTAATGATATCCACGTCATGATCGCGCTCAATATCCGCAGCCGTTACAACGCCTTTGCCTTTTTTCTTCAGGGTCAAGGTTGCTTCGTCACGTGCATTAAGGCGAATCGCCAAGTTCTTGAGATTCAGCAGAATCTCAACCACATCTTCTTGCACACCTTCAATACTGGTGTATTCGTGTACCACGCCAGTAATTTGCACTTCCGTCACTGCACTGCCCGGAATAGAGGACAGCAAAATACGGCGCAAGGCATTACCCAACGTGTGACCAAAACCGCGCTCTAACGGCTCAAGTGTAATGCGATAGGTATTTAAACCTGTCTCTTGCACATGAACATTGCGTGGTTTCAGCAATTCTGTTGTTTTCGAGGTCATACTTTTCCTCTCGAACGAACCAATGATTACTTGGAGTACAATTCCACGATCAGAGATTCATTAATTTCGGCTGGCAGATCGCTACGGTCTGGTACAGATTTAAATGTACCTGACAATCCCTTAGAATCAACATCAACCCATGATGGGAAGCCTAGTTGTTCGGCTACAGCAACAGAGTCCTGTATACGGGTTTGCTTTTTGGACTTTTCGCGAACCGCTACGACATCACCGGCTTTAACCTGGTAGGATGGGATGTTCACTGACTGACCGTTAACGGTAATAGCTTTATGGCTAACCAATTGACGGGACTCAGCGCGGGTAGAACCGTAACCCATGCGGTAAACGACGTTATCAAGACGGCACTCTAGCAATTTCAACAGATTTTCACCTGTGGAACCTTTGCGGCGTGCTGACTCTTTAAAGTAGTTGCTAAACTGACGTTCGAGTACACCGTACATACGGCGAACTTTTTGCTTTTCGCGCAACTGAACACCGTAGTCAGACAAACGGGCTTTGTTTTCACCGTGCTGACCCGGAACTTTGTCCAGTTTACATTTCTTCTCGAGGGAAACACTGCGGCTTTTCAGGAAAAGGTCAGTGCCTTCGCGTCTGCTCAGTTTGCAGGTAGGGCCAATATAACGTGCCATATGACTATCTCCTACACACGACGTTTCTTAGGTGGACGGCAGCCGTTGTGCGGGATCGGCGTTACGTCCACAATGCTGTTAATTCTGAAGCCAACGCTGTTCAGGGCACGTACCGCAGATTCACGACCAGGCCCTGGACCTTTGACTTCAACATCAAGGTTTTTCAAGCCGTAATCTTTTGCTGCGTTACCCGCACGTTCAGCAGCAACTTGCGCCGCAAACGGGGTACTTTTACGTGAACCACGAAAACCAGAGCCACCAGAGGTAGCCCATGCCAGTGCGTTGCCTTGGCGGTCGGTGATAGTCACAATGGTGTTATTAAAGGATGCATGGACGTGTGCAACACCGTCAGTGACAGTTTTCTTGACCTTCTTGCGAAGGTTAACAGTTGCACCTTTTCTAGGCTGTCTTGCCATTACTTACTCTACCTGCAATCTATGTATTATTTGCGAATAGGACGACGCGGGCCTTTACGGGTACGCGCGTTAGTCTTGGTACGCTGACCGCGCATCGGCAGGCCACGTCTGTGGCGAATGCCACGATAGCAACCCATATCCATCAAACGTTTGATCGACATGGAAACTTCACGACGTAAGTCACCTTCAACTAGGAGCTTACCTACTTCAAGACGCAAACGTTCAACTTGGTCTTCACTCAGGTCACGAATTTTAGTGCTTGGCACTACATCCGCCGCCTTACAAATGTCAGCAGCACGTGGACGACCAACGCCATAAATAGCGGTTAAACCGATCACTACGTGCTTACCAACAGGAAGATTGATACCCGCAATACGAGCCATTAAAATCTCTCCAGACTACTGGGAAAACGGGCGATTGTGCCAGAACCCCTTTTAATTATCAACCTAAATCGATCCTTAACCTTGACGCTGTTTATGGCGTGGGTCAGAACAGATAATACGAACAACACCGTGCCTGCGAACAACGCGGCAGTTACGGCACAATTTTTTAACTGAAGCTCGAACCTTCATGATAAAAACCTCTCAAAAGTGATCAGATCAGCGCACTGTGCCGGGGCGTGTCTGCGCTTTGAAATTGGCCTTTTTCATCAGACCTTCGTATTGATGTGACATCATGTGTGCCTGCAATTGTGACAGGAAATCCATGACCACCACCACAATGATAAGCAGTGAAGTTCCCCCAAAGTAAAAAGGAACATTCCAACCTAGAATCAGGAATTCAGGCAGCAGACAGACCAATGTAATGTAGATAGCACCGACTGCGGTCAAGCGAGTCATAACACCATCAATATATTTAGATGTTTGTTCACCCGGCCTAATCCCCGGAATGAAAGCACCTGCTTTTTTCAAATTATCAGCGGTTTCACGCGAGTTGAATACCAGTGCTGTATAAAAGAAGCAGAAGAATACAATAGCCGTGGCATAAAGCAAGACATAAACGGGTTCACCAGGCTTTAACATATCAAAAAAGCCTTTTAACCAGCCCATACCTTCCGCGTTGCCAAACCACTGACCCAATGTTGCTGGGAACAAAATAATGCTGGAAGCAAAAATGGGTGGGATAACCCCCGCCATATTTAACTTCAAAGGCAAATGACTAGATTGTGCCTGCATCATTTTGCGACCTTGTTGACGATTCGCGTAATTAACCGTAATGCGACGTTGACCACGTTCAACAAAGATAACCAACGCGGTTACTGCCAACACCAATAACAACAATGCGATAACAAACAGAGAATGCAATTCACCGGTATTCACCAGTTCTAACGTGCCACCAATGGCAGCAGGCAAACCAGCAACAATACCCGCGAAAATGATCAAAGAGATACCATTACCAATACCACGTTCGGTAATTTGTTCGCCTAACCACATTAGGAAAAGCGTACCTGTCACTAAAGTGACAACCGTAGTAATTGTGAAACCGATACCTGGATTCAGCGCAATGGTTTGACCATTACCTGCATCAGTACCACCCAATGCAATCGCCACACCGAAGCTTTGAAACAAAGCCAAAACCACAGTGCCGTAGCGCGTATATTGCGTGATCTTACGGCGACCAGACTCACCTTCTTTTTTGATTTGTTCCAATGTAGGAACAACCGTTGCCATCAACTGCATGATGATGGAAGCTGAGATATACGGCATGATTCCTAACGCAAATACGCTCAAGCGCTCTAATGCGCCACCTGAAAACATATTAAAAACGCCGAGAATTGTACCATTATTCTGGTCAAAAAATTGCGCCATAGCCGCAGGATTTACACCAGGAACAGGAATGTAGGTACCAATGCGGTAAACGATCAACGCCAGCAGCACAAAAACTAGCCGCTGGCGGATTTCAACCATGTTTCCAAAGCCCCCAAGGGAACCTGTAGGGTTCTTGCGCATATTTTTTATCCGTTATTCTTCGATTGTGCCGCCTGCTGCTTCGATCGCGGCACGTGCGCCCTTGGTCACGCCAACACCCTTTACAGTGACTGCTTTCGCAACTTCACCGGAAAGAATGATTTTAGCTTGCAAGGTACGCGCATCAACCACATTCGCAGCAATCAGACCAGCCAGATCAATAACATCGCCTTCGACCAATGCCAATTCGTTCAAACGAACTTCGGCGGTGCGCTGACCAATGCGTGATGTAAAGCCAAACTTAGGCAGACGGCGATGCATAGGCATCTGACCACCTTCAAAACCCTTACGGTGATGGAAACCACCTTTACGGGATTTTTGACCTTTGTGACCACGACCAGCAGTCTTACCCAAACCAGAGCCAATACCACGGCCTACACGGGTGCGCTCAGGGCGGCTACCCAATTCAGGTTGTAGCGTATTTAATTTCATCTTAAGCTTCCTCAACCTTGAGCATGTAGGAAATCTTGTTGATCA
The sequence above is drawn from the Thiothrix subterranea genome and encodes:
- the rsmG gene encoding 16S rRNA (guanine(527)-N(7))-methyltransferase RsmG — encoded protein: MDVDAHDKALLNRYLQLLQRWNKVFNLTAVRDPAEMQSLHIADSISVAPFLRGKSCLDVGSGAGLPGIPLAILQPDRQFTLLDTNGKKTRFIQQAVLELGLPNVKVVQTRVESWQPAAPFEAIISRAFASLHDFVTFTGKHVAENGILYAMKGRYPDSELAELPAGWRVTAQHPLHVPGLDAERHLLEIQRD
- the mnmG gene encoding tRNA uridine-5-carboxymethylaminomethyl(34) synthesis enzyme MnmG, whose protein sequence is MHYPQAYDVIVIGGGHAGTEAALAAARMGQRTLLLTHNIETIGAMSCNPAIGGIGKGHLVKEVDAMGGAMAHAADRGGIQFRTLNSSKGAAVRATRAQADRIRYKSAIRTIVENQPNLHLFQQAVDDLLVEGDKVVGVRTQMGLSFSARAVVLTSGTFLAGKIHIGLSNHAGGRAGDPPSIALSQRLRELPFRVDRLKTGTPPRIDARSIDFSKMEAQPGDTPTPVFSFLGRVDEHPPQISCYITYTNTDTHEIIRGGLDRSPMYTGVIEGIGPRYCPSIEDKVVRFADKDRHQIFIEPEGLDTHEVYPNGISTSLPFDVQYALVRSMAGLENAHITRPGYAIEYDFFDPRDLKPTLETKALHGLFFAGQINGTTGYEEAAAQGLLAGLNAGLYAQEKDGWYPRRDQAYLGVLVDDLITLGTKEPYRMFTSRAEHRLLLREDNADLRLTEAGRELGLVNDVRWAAFCEKREAIELEQQRLRSTVLQPTAVSAEDSQRVFGDVLARDYKLHDLLRRPNVTYAALTSLPAVGSPVTDEKVAEQVEIQCKYAGYIDRQQDEIAKQRRNEETRLPDWLDYAQVRGLSNEVRQKLQMQRPVTVGQAARTPGITPAAISLLLVHLKKAG
- the bioB gene encoding biotin synthase BioB; amino-acid sequence: MPELRHDWRIEEINALLAMPFSDLMFKAHQVHREYFPANQVQVSTLLSIKTGACPEDCGYCSQSAKHDTSLERETLLPLQEVIDSAKTAQAHGATRFCMGAAWRNPTDKNLERVIEMVQAVKGMGLETCVTLGMLTDRQANRLKGAGLDYYNHNLDTSPEFYGNVISTRTFQDRLDTLEHVRNAGINVCSGGILGMGETRVDRARLLQQLANMKFHPESVPINDLVKVEGTPLAGVEKLDPFEFIRTVAAARIMMPKSYVRLSAGRAEMTDEMQAWCFFAGANSIFYGDKLLTTENPGESHDQQLFARLGIQAEAGQAGSVHM
- the rplQ gene encoding 50S ribosomal protein L17, with the translated sequence MRHRNTGRQLSRDSSARKALLQALTNSLLRHETIKTTLPKAKELRRVAEPLITRAKEDSVHNRRIAFSRLRDKEVVGKLFNDLGPRFKERQGGYLRIIKCGFRAGDNAPMAYVALVDEADAAQAAAE
- a CDS encoding DNA-directed RNA polymerase subunit alpha, coding for MTSKTTELLKPRNVHVQETGLNTYRITLEPLERGFGHTLGNALRRILLSSIPGSAVTEVQITGVVHEYTSIEGVQEDVVEILLNLKNLAIRLNARDEATLTLKKKGKGVVTAADIERDHDVDIINPDHVIAHVTKDDTDLEMSLTITRGRGYQPASVRRGPDSPELPLGTLVLDASYSPITRVAYNVDSARVEQRTDMDKLVLEIQTNGSVNAEESIGMAAQILQQQLAVFFDLRIEEPVRREESQPEIDPILLRPVDDLELTVRSANCLKAENLFYIGDLVQRTETELLKTPNLGKKSLTEIKDVLAQHGLTLGAKLDSWPPAGLDHRDSKVA
- the rpsD gene encoding 30S ribosomal protein S4; the protein is MARYIGPTCKLSRREGTDLFLKSRSVSLEKKCKLDKVPGQHGENKARLSDYGVQLREKQKVRRMYGVLERQFSNYFKESARRKGSTGENLLKLLECRLDNVVYRMGYGSTRAESRQLVSHKAITVNGQSVNIPSYQVKAGDVVAVREKSKKQTRIQDSVAVAEQLGFPSWVDVDSKGLSGTFKSVPDRSDLPAEINESLIVELYSK
- the rpsK gene encoding 30S ribosomal protein S11; this encodes MARQPRKGATVNLRKKVKKTVTDGVAHVHASFNNTIVTITDRQGNALAWATSGGSGFRGSRKSTPFAAQVAAERAGNAAKDYGLKNLDVEVKGPGPGRESAVRALNSVGFRINSIVDVTPIPHNGCRPPKKRRV
- the rpsM gene encoding 30S ribosomal protein S13, yielding MARIAGINLPVGKHVVIGLTAIYGVGRPRAADICKAADVVPSTKIRDLSEDQVERLRLEVGKLLVEGDLRREVSMSIKRLMDMGCYRGIRHRRGLPMRGQRTKTNARTRKGPRRPIRK
- the rpmJ gene encoding 50S ribosomal protein L36 — protein: MKVRASVKKLCRNCRVVRRHGVVRIICSDPRHKQRQG
- the secY gene encoding preprotein translocase subunit SecY, whose protein sequence is MRKNPTGSLGGFGNMVEIRQRLVFVLLALIVYRIGTYIPVPGVNPAAMAQFFDQNNGTILGVFNMFSGGALERLSVFALGIMPYISASIIMQLMATVVPTLEQIKKEGESGRRKITQYTRYGTVVLALFQSFGVAIALGGTDAGNGQTIALNPGIGFTITTVVTLVTGTLFLMWLGEQITERGIGNGISLIIFAGIVAGLPAAIGGTLELVNTGELHSLFVIALLLLVLAVTALVIFVERGQRRITVNYANRQQGRKMMQAQSSHLPLKLNMAGVIPPIFASSIILFPATLGQWFGNAEGMGWLKGFFDMLKPGEPVYVLLYATAIVFFCFFYTALVFNSRETADNLKKAGAFIPGIRPGEQTSKYIDGVMTRLTAVGAIYITLVCLLPEFLILGWNVPFYFGGTSLLIIVVVVMDFLSQLQAHMMSHQYEGLMKKANFKAQTRPGTVR
- the rplO gene encoding 50S ribosomal protein L15, yielding MKLNTLQPELGSRPERTRVGRGIGSGLGKTAGRGHKGQKSRKGGFHHRKGFEGGQMPMHRRLPKFGFTSRIGQRTAEVRLNELALVEGDVIDLAGLIAANVVDARTLQAKIILSGEVAKAVTVKGVGVTKGARAAIEAAGGTIEE